The DNA window TCATATACCCCCCTCTAATTACATTCGGGATTAAGAGGTCCTGCCAGTTCTTTCAAGAAGAACAAATTGCCGGGGAGGGTAGGCATAAAACTGCTTGGAACCCAAATATTCGGACCATATCGCAATGTAACCCAGAGGCTCATGCCCTGCCACATCATACCTCTACCTAATGTTCCATCGGCGCCGCCAATAATTTTATCTGCTTTCAGAAAAATACCCGGACCAATTGTATTTGCAAAACAGGGAACTAATGTTGTTCTGCTTTTGAAACTGGTGATTGCATTTTGTTCAATAGTTAACGGATGCAATTGGGCTCCGAGCCGATAATCCTGTTTTTTCCATTCTTCTACAGATTTAAATTCCTCCGCAAAATGAGGTTCCCAGAAAGCGATATGGAATACTCGACCAATGCCAAAAACGAGAATAAGTTTGGCACCATTATTTTTCAATTCACCTATCTTTTCCGGGTATTGAGGCAACAGTTTTTTTGTAGCAAAAAAGCGCTGTTTTTCGGGTACTGTTAATTTCCCCAGAGGCCCATAAAATGCATCTTCCATGGCATTCTGAAAAGCCCCTGCAGATTTCGGTGGCAAGGTATTCCCGTTCTTATCACTCCATTCATCCATATTAAATCCCCACACATGTTTGCAATCCACCCCCCATTCTTGAAGGAAATATACAACCCATTTATACATTCCCATAGGACCTACAGGGAGGATTAGAATAACCTGTTTGCCCTCTTCCTTGCCGGCGCATATTTCATAGGCAATCCTATGACCAATCTTTACATTGAATTCTTCCAGAGTTTCGCAAATTACAGGTTCAAAATTCTTATGCCACCATTTTTGCCGTTCTAATACTTTTGATGGTGGATTTGCACAGCATTTTTCAATTTTTTTCAAGTCCCATCCTTTGGGAAAGAATTGTTCAAG is part of the Candidatus Hydrogenedens sp. genome and encodes:
- a CDS encoding glucosamine-6-phosphate isomerase, producing the protein MNLLDTLKGSLLEQFFPKGWDLKKIEKCCANPPSKVLERQKWWHKNFEPVICETLEEFNVKIGHRIAYEICAGKEEGKQVILILPVGPMGMYKWVVYFLQEWGVDCKHVWGFNMDEWSDKNGNTLPPKSAGAFQNAMEDAFYGPLGKLTVPEKQRFFATKKLLPQYPEKIGELKNNGAKLILVFGIGRVFHIAFWEPHFAEEFKSVEEWKKQDYRLGAQLHPLTIEQNAITSFKSRTTLVPCFANTIGPGIFLKADKIIGGADGTLGRGMMWQGMSLWVTLRYGPNIWVPSSFMPTLPGNLFFLKELAGPLNPECN